AAAGACAGTGAGTCGAGTCAGGAGAAGGACAGTTCCAGCAGCCAGGATAAAGACAGTGAGTCGAGTCAGGAGAAGGACAGTTCCAGCAGCCACGATAAAGACAGCAAGTCCAGTGAAGAGAAGGACAGTTCCAGCAGTCACGATAAAGACAGTGAGTCGAGTCAGGAGAAGGACAGTTCCAGCAGCCACGATAAAGACAGCAAGTCCAGTGAAGAGAAGGACAGTTCCAGCAACCACGATAAAGACAGTGAGTCGAGTCAGGAGAAGGACAGTTCCAGCAGCCACGATAAAGACAGCAAGTCCAGTGAGGAGAAGGACAGTTCCAACAGCCACGATAAAGACAGCAAGTCCAGTGAGGAGAAGGACAGTTCCAGCAGCCACGATAAAGATAGTGAGTCGAGTCAGGAGAAGGACAGTTCCAGCAGCCACGATAAAGACAGCAAGTCCAGTGAGGAGAAGGACAGCTCCAGCAGCCATGATAAAGACAGCGAGTTGAGTGAGGAGAAGGACAGTTCTAGCAGCCATGATAAAGACAGCGAGTCCAGTGAGGACAAGGACAGTTCCAGCAGCCACGATAAAGACAGCAAGTCCAGTGAGGACAAGGACAATCACCACGGCCACGATAAACACAGCGAGTCGAGTCAGGAGGACAGTTCCAGCAGCCACGATAAAGACAGCGAGTTGACCCAGAAGAAGAACAGTTCCAGCAGCCATGATAAAAACAGCGAGTCCAGTCAGGAGAAGGACAGTTCCCACAGCCATGATAAAGACAGTGAGTCCAGTGAAGACAAGGACAGTTCCAGCAGCCATGATAAAGAGAGTGAGTCCAGTGAGGACAAGGACAGTCACCACAGCCACGATAAAGACAGTGAGTCCAGTGAGGACAAGGACAGTTCCAGCAGCCATGATAAAGACAGCAAGTCGAGTCAGGAGAAGGACAGTTCCCACAGCCATGATAAAGACAGTGAGTCCAGTGAAGACAAGGACAGTTCCAGCAGCCATGATAAAGACAGCGAGTCGAGTGAGGACAAGGACAATCACCACGGCCACGATAAAGACAGTGAGTCCACTGAGGACAAGGACAGTCCTCAGATTGTCTAGATTCTGGAATagttatataatataatgtaattcCCATCTGTGTCTGTTCATTTAAGATAACGAACCAAATTAGAGCTATTTAATGAGAAACCATGGTGCAAAATCAAAATTAGAAAATTGAAAAAGCATATACAGAAGTGCTATAATGTGCcacaattgtatttattttttagggTATTTTAGAAACCCAGAATTGAGAGCACAAAGAAATGCTTAAAGCAGCAAGCAGATCAATCTAGTCTAAACaatgtaagaaaacaaaaaaaaggcaaCCTGAATGCTAGGATATATTACCTGAAACAGTGAaagcagaatttaaatcaaaggtAAAAAAGTGTAATTAAATGAAATAGTTCAATACACTAGTAAGGtctaatttagaatattgtaaatatttgaaGACCTTTATACACAAGTAAAACTGAGATTAGAAAGTGGCAACTGAGTACAAGCCTGggattaaaggaatgtcctactctGACAGGCTAAAGAAATTGAATTGTTTTAGTCTTAGTCAAAACCACAGGGGACCCAATTCAAGTATTCTTCATCTTCAAAATATATTGATAAATTTAATCCTATAAACTTCATGAACGAATCATAAAGGGAAGAGAAACTCCTACACACTgtcgtatacagtataaaaccctTGTATGTCGGTGAAAGACAAAAAGGTGATAGTTGAATAGTTGCTTTTTATCAGAACAATGAACTCACAGAGTATGTGAATGAGcaaaatcacttttaattactccatccattttctacccaCTTCATCCAGTTTAAGGTCAGGGGGGTGTCAGCCTCTTCCAGCATGCAAGGAGCATAAaacagaatacaccctggatgggtgaaacacacacactcagaaacacacacacagacacaaatactcacaccagggctaattttcccagaagccaatgagcctaccagtactgtatgtctttgaattctgggaggaaactggagcaccaggagggAACGTATGCGAGGCAATTATTACAAACTTCATTCAAACATACATATTAGCTATTGCAAATATCTGTTGTTACATAACCTGTTACTCAGATTCCTGATATAAACCCTAAGGTTTGAAGAGTAGAAATCCACAATTCTTCTTTATTTTCTATAATGTATCAACCTTGCCTGTCTGAGAGTGATGAGGAAATTATTTAGTTCCAAAAAACATTGGTAATCCTCTGTTTAAGCAAGCCAAGATTACAATGTACTGCAAATTATTTATATGATCCATTGTAGAGTAGAATATACTGGCAGGGTTGCTCACAAGATAAAACATTCTGAAGCTGTCATTTATAAAAGAAACACAGATGTTACCCTGTTGCATTACAGTTTAACCTTAGCATTATGATATTGCCACACTCAGGTTTTCCCAAACTGATCTGGGAATCTGGGAAGTTATTAAAATGTAACGGCTATTACAAAGACACGAATACTTACAAAAATCCCCAAATCTCCCATAGTCCTTTGAATTAATATCAATTGCTGTACACATCCCACATGAATAcccacagaaatacaaaaatacctCACAGTCCTTTGAATTAACAGTATATTATTTGCAGTGTATATCCCTTTTTCCATCCAGGTTCCTGAGTTTCTAAAATTTCTCATTTCCAGCTACTCCATAGGCCAGCCAGGAACAGCAATGAGTGCAAACTGGTCAGACCACTCATCACAAAATAAACTCACTGCTAAAAATACAATGTTATAGAaatgaaagtttattttctatttcataAAGATGTCATGTGCACCCATTgttaagaaattaatttctacacagaaaatactttattttaggTGGTTGGTATTTTAGGTGGGATGTGGGAAATGTTTTTGGTTTGTGTGTAAAGGCGATTGATAAACGGTTCATATTGCATTTTTCTCTGTGCTGTCTTTAGACGATGACAAGGATGAAGACACCTCTGAGACTGAATCAAAAGGTACTTGATCAACAAACAAATTTGTATgacaaaaaaattaacattaaacaatCATGCCAAAAAACATTCTGTTAAGCTTATCCCTAAATCATGAGGTATTTAAAGTGGCCAAGTGAcatgaaatatataaaaaaacacgtttttgtgAAAGAATGAGATGTTATGAGATCTTTTCAGGTCATTTCAGGTCATGCACCTTTTGTTTCAGATGACACAGAATCTGCCAGCAAGGAGACAGACTCTACTGGTTAGTTGAATTGATTCCTATtttttacagatacagtatttcaagtGGCATGTTAGGATAAGATGTTTTtaggttaaaataaaaataaaacagttgttCAAATTTGTGTGGGGACACGAGAAATCAcagtgcattttgaaatgctctTTTGGAAGGCCCTTCCTCAGACTGCAACAAATATATGACATATATGTAATTTATTTCTTAAGtattacattataaaatgtagCAAAATGACAAAGCAATAAAAACCATTACAAAACCAACCAAATGCCTTACCTCTCCAAAGACTGGGTATATACAGGGTGgtaattatactgtagatactgtacaacAAACGAATTATCTACATAATCTATATGATTATTTAGTTATATGAATACTGAAAACCTGGTTGATTTCCAAGCCAGAAAAGTTGtctaaaaatgtataataaatacTTAGGAAATGGACAAGACTAAAGAGAATCATACAAAGTACACACTTTATCTAATACTATCAGATTAGAAGGTCACACAAAAATGGTTAACTGAGAAGGTGTTGTTAATTATAGCATTATAATAGTTCAACATTGAGAAATGTTATGGACACTAGTGTTTTTCCACTGTATATGCGACACCGTGTGTAACAGATTTGTACGTCAAAAGTACGTCATTAATTTTGTAAGAGACTGTGAAATAAACCAGTGACATTAATTCCCAAGGTAAGATGAAACCTGCCTTTTAAAAGACCTTTTAATTCTTCACAACTGGTTGGGGGGGTCTGTAGCATCATTGTAAAGCTactaaaatgaatttaaaaaccgGATCTAggagagaaaagaaagaaatctaATCACACGCAAGCCAaggcaaagaaaacaaaagatttaAAAGCTCAACAGAGAGATGGGAAGAGTTTTCAATCTTACCATTGAAAAACAACAGGAGAGGATGAAGTCAAATTATTCTCAGATAAAAACAGGGCACTTCTGAGAGACAAAAGATAAATGGGTGATGTACTACATGAATATTTCACTCTCACTTCAATCTGCTCCTTACTCTACATGGGAAAGATATTGTACCTGAATCCAgatactgaaaaacaaattaagaaagACTATGAACAGTAACTCAAATTTTGCTTTCATTAGTCTTCGTAACTGGgattttagaaaaatgtgttGACAGATCCCACCAAGCAAAcagttttactttaaaaagttttaaaagctgATGGATTACTGAGTTGTTTCTCCTTTATTAGATTCAAGTGATCAAGTAGATCCACTAGACAGACCAATCCACAGTACAGAAAGTACTCATGGTACTCCCGGTAagttaaactaaaaaatactTTCAAGTACAGTAGCCCTCATTCTGCAAAGACAAGCTTTTAAATAAGTTTACTGAATACTGAATGGAATAGTAGAgaagtttattgccatatgcacatgtacattggaattcttattcgcactgatctctcaggacatacacagtagacagtacattaaaaacataataaataatacaaccaTTGGAGAACAAAAAATATGTTGTAGTGAAAAAAACATGGCAGTCCATGCAGAATGTGCATAGTGCAAAGGTGCATTGAGTCTGAGGCATTGCAGTTAGCTGTTAAGAATGCACGCTGCAGtagggtagaagctgttcttagGCCTGGTGGTCTGTGCTTTAATGGCGTTTTACCATTTGTCAGAGCGCAGGGGGTAGAAGTTGGATGGTTGGGATCTTTTACATCTCTTGATTTGTTGTGGAGTATTGAAGACGGCATCTTATCTACAGAGCAAATGAAGAAAATCACCTGCACATTATGAAGGGAGCCAATCGAATAGAATGGCACAGTCCAGTGATGTGCACGCCAGTTGCAGCATATGGTCAAAGAATTCATTCGGAACCAACAATATGTTCCAAGGAATCACGACATCCAAAAATCAAATACTTTAAGAATTTATGTTGCGTATTTGTGCATAATAAGTGCCCACTGGAAAGGTTTGCAACTGAGTGCGACGAGGTCGGGATGAGATTCAACACCTCTAAATCTGAGATCATGGTTCTCTCCTGGGAAAGACTGTCTGGCTCTCTCCAGGTGAGGGAGAACAGCTGCCCCAAGTGGAGGAGTTTAAATACCTCGAGGTCTCTAGTGAGGGTAGAGGGGATCCTGAGATTGACCAGTGGGTTGGTACAGCGCCTGCAGTAATGTGACTCTGGACCATTCTGGTACTGGTGGTGAAGAAGCAGGAGTTGAGTTTTTGGATGAAACTCTTAGCTTTGTGGTCCATCTATGTCCCCGTCCTCGCCTATGGTCATAAGCTTCGGGTAGTGACAGTAAGAACGAGATTGCGGGTTACAAGCGGAGGAAATGAGGTTTCTCCGTTGGGCTGCTCGGCTTACTCTATATGACAGGATGAGGAGCTCGGCAATCCGGGAGGACCTTGGAGTAGAGTCGCTGCCCCTCTGGTTCGAGAGGAGCCAGCTGAGGATGTTCGGGCATCTGGTGAGACCCACTGAGAAGAGACCCTGGGGCTGACCCAGGACACGCTGGAGGGATTATATCTCTCGGTTAGCCTGGAAGCATCTGGGAATCCCCCAGTTGGAGCTGGAGACTGTTACTGGGACTCTTCTGCCCAGCTCACCCATTACCACCATGACCCTCACCAGgattaagcagttagaaaatgggatGATTCCATTCCCATTCCATTGCATTCCATTCCATCCCAACTGGGGGACTCCCAGCGCCTGGGAATCCCCCAGTTGGAGCTGGAGACTGTTACTGGGGAAAGGGAAGTCTGTTCTGCCCAGCTCAGCCCATTACCACCATGACCCTCACCAGGtttaagcagttagaaaatggctgaATTTATAATAGGTTTTGGTCAAACCTGCTTGGTTAAGGAGGAGAAAAAGGAGGCTCCACCCCCATTCAGAGAGTTAAGCAAAGGGgagctgcaaggtggagatggatgcatgaaataaaaatgcagaaaaagagAGATTTGTGTGAGATAGTGAACGTCAGGAATGTTGCTATCCCTCCCACACTTCACCAAAGAACTTCCTTTTAATTTACGCAAAATATCAAATGGCAGCTAGATAAACAGTATCATTATAAAGTTAAATGGAAAGCTACAATTATGATGTATTATTGCAAAAACACAGTATTGTCTGATAATGTATGTAGCATTTATGACCTTACATTGAATTTTagaaatatactttatttttttttattttttaaggtcCCGATGATGAGGGCAGCGTCCCACCAAGAAATTCCTAGTGTTCTAGTGTTGTGCTGCTAGATTCTGTGCTTTCCTACTGAAccagaggtacagtacagtacagttaacatacagtaatatgtttatgttcctaaattaattaccttcagatgcgttatactcctcttctttttatgctcagctactaaaatttccctttagtggtaaaaattccatataaatattcaatactaatcagattaaaacgtgcacaggaaagagattaaatgattaaatcttttcaataCTGACCAATGCAACttgagtgcccctgttggtcattttggccagccaatcacttaacGTGTTggactgcggtggcttgtgggtagttgcgtgtggtacgggtttgtaccgtgcattttgaatggctgcatctgtacctgaAGCTAATCCTCTttaattacatatactgtacacttgcaGACAAAggatttacagtatctgaccCGACATTTGaaacaatgacatttgaaactgtttttgtttctgcccTTCTGCTTCCCAGCATGTAGGGTTTCCACGCTATTCCTGGCCTGTAGAGATCTCATTCATTTTTGAGGGTTTCTCCAATGGCATCCACATGAGATTCCTTGTCATTCAcgtaaagaaaaaaaggagaattCCGTTATGAATATGCAGTGGAAAGAGGAAA
This is a stretch of genomic DNA from Lepisosteus oculatus isolate fLepOcu1 chromosome 10, fLepOcu1.hap2, whole genome shotgun sequence. It encodes these proteins:
- the stm gene encoding protein starmaker isoform X2; this encodes MQSCTLLVVLALALVAVVFSAPTDDRSMVLLKYLNGDHDADTSTDSTDFSVSVGFRETSDSSSEQTTKEDDSNGSSTSSDDSSKDETKEDKEKSDEDKKDTDESDSAGNDSQEPEDKDTSESKENSIDEALKSLKSDASDSDSTSSQDKDSESSEDKDSHHSHDKDSESSEDKDKDKDSHHSHDKDSESSEDKDSHHSHDKDSEPSEDKDKNSHHSHDKDNESSEDKDSQRSHDKDSESSQEKDSSSSHDKDSKSSEEKDSHHSHDKDSESSQEKDSSSSHDKDSKSSEEKDSSSSHDKDSESSQEKDSSSSHDKDSESSQEKDSSSSHDKDSESSQEKDSSSSQDKDSESSQEKDSSSSHDKDSKSSEEKDSSSSHDKDSESSQEKDSSSSHDKDSKSSEEKDSSSNHDKDSESSQEKDSSSSHDKDSKSSEEKDSSNSHDKDSKSSEEKDSSSSHDKDSESSQEKDSSSSHDKDSKSSEEKDSSSSHDKDSELSEEKDSSSSHDKDSESSEDKDSSSSHDKDSKSSEDKDNHHGHDKHSESSQEDSSSSHDKDSELTQKKNSSSSHDKNSESSQEKDSSHSHDKDSESSEDKDSSSSHDKESESSEDKDSHHSHDKDSESSEDKDSSSSHDKDSKSSQEKDSSHSHDKDSESSEDKDSSSSHDKDSESSEDKDNHHGHDKDNDDKDEDTSETESKDDTESASKETDSTGPDDEGSVPPRNS
- the stm gene encoding protein starmaker isoform X1, with product MQSCTLLVVLALALVAVVFSAPTDDRSMVLLKYLNGDHDADTSTDSTDFSVSVGFRETSDSSSEQTTKEDDSNGSSTSSDDSSKDETKEDKEKSDEDKKDTDESDSAGNDSQEPEDKDTSESKENSIDEALKSLKSDASDSDSTSSQDKDSESSEDKDSHHSHDKDSESSEDKDKDKDSHHSHDKDSESSEDKDSHHSHDKDSEPSEDKDKNSHHSHDKDNESSEDKDSQRSHDKDSESSQEKDSSSSHDKDSKSSEEKDSHHSHDKDSESSQEKDSSSSHDKDSKSSEEKDSSSSHDKDSESSQEKDSSSSHDKDSESSQEKDSSSSHDKDSESSQEKDSSSSQDKDSESSQEKDSSSSHDKDSKSSEEKDSSSSHDKDSESSQEKDSSSSHDKDSKSSEEKDSSSNHDKDSESSQEKDSSSSHDKDSKSSEEKDSSNSHDKDSKSSEEKDSSSSHDKDSESSQEKDSSSSHDKDSKSSEEKDSSSSHDKDSELSEEKDSSSSHDKDSESSEDKDSSSSHDKDSKSSEDKDNHHGHDKHSESSQEDSSSSHDKDSELTQKKNSSSSHDKNSESSQEKDSSHSHDKDSESSEDKDSSSSHDKESESSEDKDSHHSHDKDSESSEDKDSSSSHDKDSKSSQEKDSSHSHDKDSESSEDKDSSSSHDKDSESSEDKDNHHGHDKDNDDKDEDTSETESKDDTESASKETDSTDSSDQVDPLDRPIHSTESTHGTPGPDDEGSVPPRNS